Genomic window (Camelina sativa cultivar DH55 unplaced genomic scaffold, Cs unpScaffold30442, whole genome shotgun sequence):
AAGATGagaatcatcagcaaaacaagaGACGTAAGGTAGAAGGAGGAGGAAACACTGGGGATGAAATTGAAGGTAGCGGAGACAatgataataacaacaacagcaacGATGGCGGCGTTAAAAGT
Coding sequences:
- the LOC109132153 gene encoding INO80 complex subunit D-like; translation: ENHQQNKRRKVEGGGNTGDEIEGSGDNDNNNNSNDGGVKSGNCVACGSGCKSKAMALTNYCQLHILMDKKQ